TTGGGACAGATCCTGCCAAATATGGAAGCTGTCAGGGTGAAATAAGTGGACAGCAagggttttaatgaaaaacaagtCTGCTAGTCTTTTACAAATGAGAATGAAATAAGAAAACAACCTAATGGTGTCAATGTAAAGTAGTTCCTCTgttaattaagtgtttttttttctttgttgtttacTTAGTGATTCtctagcttttattttattattttatttaccttttagtaatttatgtgctgttatatatatatatataggtcattatatattcagatttattcatGGAATTCAGTATTGATTGGTCAGACCACAGCTCTTCAGAATGTCCACTCATTCTCAGTGCTGATTGGTCTTTAACAGTTTGACCTCTCTGTGACCTTTTCCATCCTTGGTGGCCGATGTAACATTACTGAATCTCTTTTCTGGACCATCTACAATACTTTCATTCTAATGTCCATAATTTATGAAGAGGGGTAAAGCCAATGGATTCCAGCTCTTTGCTGAATAGTAAAGAACATGTATAATGTatcgtttaattttttttaaacagcagcaCTTATTTAGTATTATAATTGATTTTATCCCATTAAGAATGACTCAGAATAATTTGTGTTCCATTCAGAATATTTACATAATGAACAATGATTCTGatatatcattattttgtatGTAAAAGAGAGTaaaacttgaaattaaatgtctcaaaaatgtttttaatgtttttattttattataattaagatACCATTATAGTCTTTgtgcttttttatacatttatattttttgttaagttattttttagtttttcttatgACATCAGGTTAAACTAAttgtaaatgagaaatgttgctttgtccatttgctgaattaaattaagtttaatcagTGTATTTTATAAACCTGATTTTACATAAACTCTTTAAAATATTCTCTTTTTCACTGTGATATACATTTTAACTAtcatattaaagtaaatattaaatcttaaatataaataaatgttataattataatCTGTAGATCTTCATGTGGGTTTGtagtttttatatgtattttaatatttatttatattgtagtaaacaaattaataacaCCTTAAAAGCATTTCTATAAAAAAGTGCTTATTTTATGTAAGTCTGACAATTGGGAATTTTTCTTGTTAAatcagaaaggaaaaaaaaaaaaaaaacactaataatagtAATTCGGTAAAACACTGTATTTTACATACTGACCCCTACATCCGAAAAAAACGAAAAGGCTGGGTCTTACATACATGAGCAATGCATTTCCTGCCCACTCAGCTCATAGTGACATCTAGTGGGTGAAGTATGTTAGTGGAGAACACGTCCTAATTTTCAGGATACACTATGAGCCTGTGAATCCAGGAGTCTTTCTCAGTAACCTGCCCTCTGTCTTTCAGATCACTCCAGCTGCTGGTCTTGTGTCGATCTTGAAGAGAAGAGCCTCTCTGGAAGGAGCCACCAGATCTGTCCCTGCCGCCCCTAAACCCATTTCGAAGCGTAAAGTCCGTTTCCGAGAGCCTGACGAGGGCCTGGACCACGGTAAGAACTGCCATTGTTTTCTAAAAACTCATTTTTGCAGTATTCAAACTGACCATGTTCTGATTCTACACTGATTTGCTTATTTGCAATATGCAGATGAGGTGGGCGGAGACTCCTGGCTGCTCCTCCTTTTGTTGTGCTTGGCTACCGTGGTGATCAGTGTGGGCGGGACTGCGCTCTACTGCACTTTCGGAGACGCCCAATCCAGTGTGTGCACAGACTTTTTCCATAACATGGATTTCTACATCGGACGAGTGCAGAGAGGCATGGATGAGCTCAAACACTGGCTGTCCCCGAGCTCATAGCAGGACGGGGCGACTCGTTTCTTCTTCTCTGTAGCCTCCGTGATCTTTAATGCTGAGATATCCTGGTACGTAGGCCTTTGCTGGGTCACGCTGTCACGGATGAAGCCCATCGAGGCGATGTCCGGCCCCTGGAAGGCACAGGAAACCACTTTGGCCAGTTTTTGACTCAAGTAGCCCACTGTTTACTGCCATCAACTGAACCTCATGTGAAAAGACTTCATTTCTAGTGTCTTAAATCAAAACCTTAACACTTGGTTGACAGAGTTTTGTCTTTTATTCATTGGAAAAGTGAATGACCATCATGGTACTTAAGATATAATAATGGACATAATCATCTGTAGCCTGGACGTAGCATTTTCCTGTGATGGGTTTGAATGGACTTATGGAAAGATGTTTTTAGGTACAGGAAAGCAATACATGTATATTGAGGAATTACAGATATAGATATAGTTATAGATAGATATAAAGTCAGCAAAGAGGCAAATCTCGGTTATCATAGTTACTCAATTATTAATCAAGGGGGGGAAATAATTTTCCAGTAGATTCTACAATAttttgatcattaataaaaagttaaatcacTGAAGAtgatcaatatattttatttcaaacagtTGAGCCGGTCATATACCATCCATCAAACTGAATTTCCtttgtatgttttaattattattattttatgtaattattattactgaatgATTTGTATTTATGCGTAATTTATTCGGTGTGCTGGTTgaaataaattatgataaaatcataactagtaaatattaaaattaaaattatatatatatatatatatatatatatatatatatatatatatatatatatatgttatagttATGGTTATTGAATTATAagtgtatttcatattttatataaaaatatatttgatcatattttatataaattgcacacaatttattattatatatatatgtgtgtgtgtgtgtgtgtgtgtgtgtgtgtgttttatggggTAAAACAGCCAAATCTATTAAATATGTCACTTTCCACATAGAAATGAATTGGCAACTATGCTAACCAGGATTTGTTTTCTCCGAGTTAAACCAGGCCTCCAGTATATAACCGTATTTAGCAATGGGAAGCTTTTAAGATGAAACTGGTACTAGAACGAGAATGTCATATGATTTTGATATCATTTGCTCAGGCATGTCTCTTAACAGTTATTGCAATCATGATGTTTaaatccattttcttttttttctaaaccatGACCTCCTGTGTTATTTCTTCTTTGGTTATTGTTATCAGTGCACCCTGTGTTTATTCTACCGAATCTGTGTCTTGAACTTCTTTTATGTTTCCTTCTGAAGCACAGTCTTACTATGGTAATGTCAACATAAGTCTGCAGTAAATGAAGTTAAATTAATGTGTAGATTTAACACATAGATGTCAGTTTGCTGTGTTCTGCTCAAGTGCATGAACGTACTTGGCGAGAACTGTAcaagtttattgttttttatttgcatgttgtCTGGCTGGTTCAGATGACTGTTGAATGTCTTTATTGTGTGagttttcagtatttatttaatgcaaagcCAGGTCTTTTAGAATCACACGTTCTGGTGCATGCACTCTTTTACTGTCTGTACAGAGACAATTTGAGACTTTGCAACTTatatttgttttacttccttttgaTTTTGTGTTTATATCATGTGATGGTTGTTGTATTTCTTAATTGTATGGTTCAAATCTGTTTAGTTATTGTCTCGGGGGGGAATTTCAAAAGAGGAGATCTCTTTTGACCAAAAATGCCTCGTGAATAAATCTTATTGTTGAGATTGAGGAGTTTCTGTATCATTTAAATGAAGTTCAGAAGCTTGGAATTgagttttctttatatatatatatatatatatatatatatatatatatatatatatatatatatatatatatattatatatatataatatatagaaatttaattaaaaaaatgaatggagttttctttatatatatatatatatatatatatatatatatatatagatagatagatatacagatatatatatatatatatatatatatatatatatatatatagattatatatatatatatatagatttatatatatatatatatatatatagattatatatatatatatatatatagattttatatatatatatatatattagattatatatatatatatatatatagattatatatatatatatatatatatatagatagattatatatatatagatagattatatatatatatatatatatatatatatatatatatatataatatatatatatatatatataaagaaaactccattcattttttaaattaaatttctatTTTACATATTGATTATCCTGGCAAAATGTTGTGTTACAGAAgaaaatgggttttaaatgtgCTGACTAAATTATGTACCTGCATACCAAAGTCTGTactaacaattaaaatataacaattatgtAATTTATCTTATTATGACATAGtggatatattaaatatttaaaaatacactaaTGAAAATAAGTAATTGTTGTGATAATACAAACAATTTATTGCATTCCCAAGCAagttataataatacatatatgaaAAGTTTATTAGAAAATGCAGATAacctaatttttattaattttcataaatcacgttttattgttttaactgagttatgtttttttcagttattattatttgatcaaaacaagcAGTGTGATTGATATTAATTGGAATgcaggataaaaaataaataaaataaaaactattaaaacggAGTTATCTGTTTGTGCAAATTAACTCTTCATACAATTATGTAATTTATCtaacattaacaataaaaaatattgtgtgtgtgtgtgtgtgtgtgttaacttttGTGTTAGATTCATTTCAAATTCCAATTATAACAATGCAAACAACATAAATCATATCCTACTGTAATCCCaagaatgtttttttcccccaaaccCGTTCCGCCCACAAGAGCTGCACATCGATGACGCTCTTGAAAAGAACCTCGACTTGTAGGCGTTAGCGGAAGTGGCGCGAGTCTCGGTCAGTGTGTCAGCTGTTCGTCGCGCGCTGATCGCAGTCTGTCTCTTCCAGGCTCAGCATCAGTCCAGACGATCAGCAGCTCGACAGCGCTATGGCGTCGTTCAGTACCTCATCCAGCAGGCCCTACCACATCATCATCTTCGGAGCTTCTGGTTTCACggggcagttcgtggtggaggagGTGGCCCGCACCGCGTCCGAGGGTCCCGAGGGGAGTCTGAAATGGGCCGTAGCCGGCAGGAACAGAACCAAGCTGGAGAAAGTTTTGGAGCAGGCCGCCGGAGCTCTAAGTGCGTGATGCCTCCTTCAGTTATTCTAGAGTTGCTTTGAACGTCTACATTTGAATTTAGTGAACTGATATAACTCTGACGCTCCAAAAATACCATAGTTTCTGGAAAAATACCATTGTACAGTTATTTATTAGTTTTGTAAATTCATAAAAAGTGTTACAGAAATGTTCTTGGCTTGTTTCCTTCATTGGTTGATGATTGCTGTAACTGGTATTTGATGACAATGGTATTTTGTAATGCAATAGATGTTGCAagactaaaaaaacaacaacaaaaaaacatttgaattgttaCTGCGTGCATGCACTGATGTCTGTGAATGATATGTATTCATTTTGCATGTAAGTAAGACAATGACAAGGTTATTATTGTTAAGTAAAACTTTTAGAGTTAGtttaatatggaaataaaatataaaaagtagaaATATTCGATTAAAGacttaaaaaactaaatgaagaagagaaatgttgccttgaatGAATAACAAATCCATTTCATACACAAATGACTACCGTAAATTACTAACTGTattgaaaacttaaaaatatataagtaatatttaaaattattttaaatgacaaaaggaCATCatgtaataaaaatcattttaagcaatattttaagttaaattgcaTTGTATAACCTTATTATCCTTATTTGACCTAATGCTCAGCAGATGTCACATATTTATATAAGCTAATTTCCAGGATAGCTGAGCAGAACGAGTTGTCGAAAACATCTGCGTTtcaattttgttgtgctttttagCAGAAGTACAAAAGGAAGCATCATAGAGTGTAGGAGCAGCAAACTTGGCAATGACTTGAGAGTGTTAGAAAGGTTGCACTGACCCAACTATATTGGATTAGACTTGACTTTGACCCACATCGTGGCAATCAGCAGTGAActgttttttctttaatgcttGATACTGTTCTCCTAATAAAAGCCTTTGTGTGGGACCATGCATTGTTTAGCATTTCTTAAACAATAGTCTCTTTGGTCATGGTGGTCTTCAGAGACGGTTTAATTAATCCTCAACAGCTGATGGAAAATTATATTCCAGTGACATATTTAATGCCTTTAATCATGTAGCTTTGAATGGATGGGCTCAAGCAGAACATTTGCTCAGAAGTATATTTAGATTTCAATAAGAATTCATTCAGCCAGACGGGTCACTGAATAAAGATAGGAGCCTTTTAGTGAAAGTTATCTGATCTTAGTGGACAAACTGAATTATTTATGACATGGAGTTTGGCCTAGACCGTTTTGCATTTTTGCAGTAAATCGTAATCTTGAATAACTTACAGTCTCGCCAGTTTGCATTAAATATGACACATAAGTTAACCCTGCAGAGTTTGTGTAAATAATATTGTAACATGTTTGTTCTCAGGTAAGCCGGAGCTGAAGTCCGAGGTAGATATTCTCATCGCAGATGTCAGCGATCTGGATTCCCTGGCTGTGATGTGCAAACAGGCTGTTATTGTGCTCAGCTGTGTGGGCCCTGTAAGTACACAAGACTGTAGAACAAAGAATCCCTTGTATATGAGCTGTATTATAAATCATATATGTCGTAAAACCTCAGGCTATTGATTAATGACTTTTTGCAATATAACACTCTGATGTTTACCCAGCTTGCTACATCAGGTTGATAACTGTATGTGACTTTATTTGGTTATGCAATACCGTCCTTCAAACAAGATAATCACATTTGTACACTGAGCATCAGGTGATCTTGTATTAAGGATTGGTCACAATAAACTTTTCATTCCATTGaattccattcatacgcatgcaaATGCTGGAGCCCGGAAATGCAAGATCATGCAATTTCAGATGCTTGAAGTCTAGTGTGACTACAGCTttagatcatttatttatttttatattttttaaataactgtcaAGTTGACCTTTTGTATAGAATAttgtatacattttcatttaggcTGCCAtttaaacgtttggggtcagtaagacggGTTTTATGCTAAGCAAGGctgcattaacttgatcaaaaatgtcagaaaccattctaatatgctaaattGCTGCTGAAGAAATAGTGTCATTATATTACTAATTCAGATCTTTGATATTTTTCTACAGTACAGATTTTTTGGAGAACCTGTTGTCAAGTCATGTGTGGAGAACGGAGCACACTGCATTGATATCTCCGGAGAACCACAGGTGCTTCTCCTGACACATTGTTCTATTATCATgatcaaaataacaataaaactataaattgGCATTGATCTGTTTGCTGTAGTTCCTGGAGAGTATGCAGCTGAACTATCATGACCAGGCTGCTGAAAAGGGCGTCTACATTGTGGGAAGCTGTGGTTTTGACTCCATTCCTGCAGACATGGGTGTCATTTATACCAGGGACCAGTTTAAAGGTATGTTTGTCATGCTATATCATGTCCTTAattatgtacatttacatataaaaaaatttcatgttttgtttccaTTACCAGGGACACTAACCTCCGTGGAGAGCTTTTTGACTGCAAGTACAGGGCCAGAGGTCAGTGTTCTTAAGTTTTAAACGTAAAAAGCTCCGAACACTGAAATAGTCTGTGTTTTTAAAAGGCCTTTGTGTTTAAGTGACTGACCCAGATTCTGGTGTGTGTGCTCGTAGGGAGGCTGCATCCATGATGGCACCTGGCAGTCGGCCATCTTTGGCTTAGCCGACAGCAACAAGTTGCGGAGCCTCAGGAAGAAGTTCGGTCACAAGCCTCTCCCTGTAGTGGGGCCTAAAATTAAAAGGAGGTATGTATGACAACCATTAGAATTTGTGTATCGTCCGCAGTATTTCAATAAGTCCATAATGCTTTTGAATAACCGTTTTCCACTCTTTGGGGTCAATTTTGACCTTTTTGTGAGGGGTaagaatttttattgttttgaaggaagtctctcatgcttaccaaggctgcattttttaaataaaaatatagtcaAACAAGTAATATTCTGGAATGTTATGGTGCTCATGAATATGCTCATATCTGTTTTTAACTTAATGAATTTCTATCTACAGGGGCACACTGTTTTATAGTAACGAGTTGCAGCAATATGCAATTCCCTTCATGGGTACCGACCCATCAGTGGTGAAAAGGACCCAGCGTTACCTAACTGAAGAACTCAAGGAGTCTCCGGTAAGTaatgcaaataatgaaataatgctgtatatatatgtgtgtgtgtgtgtgtgtgtgtgtaaatataaaaataaatattatattagtgctaaaatcactaaaacaaagcaaaattaaaaaaatatgttttacaaaagcacataaaaaaattgttGAGTATCAATGAACAACCCTACTTATAATTTCCTTgaagaattattaaaaaaaacattacaaatgggAGTGTCAGAGTTTAACTTAACAGTGAACCAGTGAAACTGGACTGAAACAGTAAACGTCCGAGGTTTTAGAAGAATGAGAACATCGACTTATTAAACAAGAGTAATTCATAAAATTCATAGACTTTGTTTTGATAGTCTTTTCTTATAAGTCAGTGTAATTCAGATGTGAAGGCAGTTCAGCCAGTTGTGCACCTGAAAATCAGTTATCAGTTCTTAATAAACAAAACTCCCCACACACAACATGAGTGTTGCCCCCTGATGGAAATGTGtggaataaaaatgtttataaatatatatttatatatagatatacctgtatatagatagatataggcCTCTACCTTGACTAAATCCTATACAAAATAACATGAATTACTATAAAATGACCTGCATTGCCATAAATATTTTGATACGGTTTACATGTACTGACACTCGGTGCATGTTTCATACAGGTTCAGTATGGGGCGTATGTTGGCATCGGCGGTATTTCCAACGTTTTCAAACTTGTCTTCGCTGGATTGATGTTCTTTTTCCTTGTAAAGTTCAGCTTTGGCAGAAATCTCCTCATTAAGGTAAAACTTATCGTGTTGTGAACTCTACAGTATATCGAATGCAAAAATCAGTGCATTTAATGTGATgcctacattttaattaatggatCTTGTGTAATCAAATATATACTTTGCTCTGCAGTTTCCAGAGTTTTTCTCATTCGGCTTCTTCTCCAAAGCAGGTCCAACCAGAAAACAGGTATTATATTCACCTTATCATCATCTAGGCTATCAACTCTATTTTTTaggattgttttttatttaaacgtGGTATCTGCAGATGGAGGGCTCCTCTTTCCATTTCATATTTCTCGGAGAGGGTTACACTGAAGGTTCAGACCCTAGTGAGGGCAAACCTAATGGCAAGATCCGCACACTAGTCAAAGGACCTGGTAACATATTCAGATCTGCCTCATATTAATGGAGCTACATCAGTGCATATTTCCCTTAttgattatttttgtgtgttttccagAGGTAGGATATGTCGCCACACCAATCGCTATGGTTCAGGCGGCTCTTACCATGTTAAAAGAATCAGATTCTCTTCCAAACACGTGAGTCCAGCCATATATGAGGTCAAAACAAAACCTAAATAAACAGTTTgtagagttagttcacccaaagctGAAAATTCTCACCCTCAAGCTGTTCAAAACCTGGAGCAATTCTTCTGTTGCTAACAAATtttaagatactttgaagaatgttgataaatTAACAGTTGCTGgcccccattgacttccatagtgttgAAGAAaatgctatggaagtcaattgGGGCCAGCAACTGTATGGTTACCAACATTGTTCTTTTGCGTTCAGCATATACAAAAGAAacatatacaggtttggaactgtTTGAGTGATGATATGTGATATGTCTTTTAAGTGgcaaattctgaatatatattaatGGGTGATTCTCCACAGCGGCGGTGTTTACACTCCAGGAGCGACGTTTGCCAAGACCACCCTCATCGACCGCCTCAACAAACATGGCATTCAGTTCTCCGTCCTTTAAGTGGGAGATTAAACAGGGCTCACCAGCTTACTTTAACATCAGAATTTTAATTTACTTGCTTGAGCATAGAGAAGTCTTGCTGCTATTTAAAGCTTTCCTTACAGTGTTACTGTTTTCTGGTTTAGTGTCCTCGCTTGTGCATGCTACACTGGGATGGGGTTGTTAGCATGCACTCAAATGGCTGAGAAATTTGCACTAGGGAGGTGGAGCAAAAAACACT
The nucleotide sequence above comes from Carassius auratus strain Wakin unplaced genomic scaffold, ASM336829v1 scaf_tig00013168, whole genome shotgun sequence. Encoded proteins:
- the LOC113073887 gene encoding saccharopine dehydrogenase-like oxidoreductase; translation: MASFSTSSSRPYHIIIFGASGFTGQFVVEEVARTASEGPEGSLKWAVAGRNRTKLEKVLEQAAGALSKPELKSEVDILIADVSDLDSLAVMCKQAVIVLSCVGPYRFFGEPVVKSCVENGAHCIDISGEPQFLESMQLNYHDQAAEKGVYIVGSCGFDSIPADMGVIYTRDQFKGTLTSVESFLTASTGPEGGCIHDGTWQSAIFGLADSNKLRSLRKKFGHKPLPVVGPKIKRRGTLFYSNELQQYAIPFMGTDPSVVKRTQRYLTEELKESPVQYGAYVGIGGISNVFKLVFAGLMFFFLVKFSFGRNLLIKFPEFFSFGFFSKAGPTRKQMEGSSFHFIFLGEGYTEGSDPSEGKPNGKIRTLVKGPEVGYVATPIAMVQAALTMLKESDSLPNTGGVYTPGATFAKTTLIDRLNKHGIQFSVL